A genomic segment from Saprospiraceae bacterium encodes:
- the lpxB gene encoding lipid-A-disaccharide synthase, with protein MKYYLIAGEASGDLHASNLMRGLVQEDPQASFRVWGGELMEAAGGDLVKHYRDLAFMGFWEVAKNIGTILGNLRFCKQDILKYQPDVLILVDYPGFNLRIAKWAKKEGIKVFYYISPQIWAWHSSRVHGIKASIDRMFVILPFEKAFYEKFDCEVDFVGHPLLDVTENYQANPDFRTINQLPDKPLIALFPGSRKQEISRMLLGMLQIVDEFPDYHFVIAGAPAQPVSFYRPILEKVKANNLTLVHQQSYDLLENAEAALVTSGTATLETALFRVPQVVCYQGNRLSYWIARWLVNVKYIALVNLIIDRPLVKELIQNEFTTKQIGYHLNQILQAGRAQEIKRGYEDLISLLGKSGASSRAAKLMVDYLKQG; from the coding sequence ATGAAATATTACCTTATTGCAGGAGAAGCTTCTGGCGATCTGCATGCCTCTAATTTGATGCGCGGCCTGGTGCAGGAAGACCCTCAGGCCTCGTTTAGGGTTTGGGGAGGAGAGCTGATGGAAGCCGCTGGTGGAGATTTGGTGAAACACTATAGGGATTTGGCATTTATGGGCTTTTGGGAAGTCGCTAAAAACATAGGGACCATTTTGGGAAACCTTCGTTTTTGCAAGCAAGATATCCTCAAATACCAACCCGATGTGCTAATTTTAGTGGATTATCCCGGGTTTAACCTAAGAATTGCGAAATGGGCCAAAAAGGAAGGAATCAAAGTCTTTTACTATATTTCTCCTCAAATTTGGGCATGGCATAGCAGCCGGGTACATGGCATTAAGGCTAGTATAGATAGGATGTTTGTTATTTTACCCTTCGAAAAAGCCTTTTACGAAAAATTTGATTGCGAGGTAGATTTTGTAGGTCATCCCTTGCTGGATGTCACCGAAAACTACCAGGCAAATCCCGATTTCCGAACCATCAATCAATTGCCCGACAAGCCCCTCATTGCGCTTTTCCCGGGTAGCCGAAAACAAGAAATAAGTAGAATGTTGTTGGGGATGTTGCAAATCGTGGACGAATTCCCCGATTATCATTTTGTTATAGCAGGAGCGCCGGCCCAACCGGTGTCATTTTATCGCCCCATCCTCGAAAAAGTGAAGGCCAATAACCTGACTCTTGTTCACCAACAATCCTATGATCTGTTGGAAAATGCAGAAGCTGCGCTGGTTACCTCAGGAACAGCTACTTTGGAAACGGCCTTATTCCGGGTCCCACAAGTTGTTTGTTATCAAGGCAATAGGCTATCTTATTGGATTGCCAGGTGGCTTGTCAATGTCAAATATATTGCTTTGGTCAATTTGATCATAGATCGTCCATTGGTAAAAGAATTGATTCAGAATGAATTTACGACGAAGCAAATAGGCTATCATTTAAACCAAATATTACAAGCGGGGCGTGCCCAGGAAATAAAGCGTGGGTATGAGGACTTGATAAGTTTATTAGGAAAAAGTGGTGCTTCCAGCAGAGCGGCCAAATTGATGGTGGACTATTTAAAACAAGGATAA
- a CDS encoding hydroxymethylglutaryl-CoA lyase codes for MVKLIECPRDAMQGIKTFIPTEKKVAYINQLLRAGFDTIDFGSFVSPKAIPQMRDTAEVLQGLNLSSTQSKLLAIVANKRGAMDAAQFEAIDYLGFPFSVSETFQMRNTHSTIEESLERVADIQAICKQSGKKMVLYISMGFGNPYGDPWNVDIVRRWVERLLQLEIGIFQLSDTIGVASPDSIRYLFSQLIPAYPSVEIGAHFHTTPSTWREKVEAAYSSGCLRFDGAIKGFGGCPMAKDELTGNMPMENLIGFFDEKKEAHGIDAMVFQQAMQQAYEVFP; via the coding sequence ATGGTGAAGCTGATTGAGTGCCCACGGGATGCCATGCAAGGAATTAAGACCTTTATTCCTACAGAAAAAAAAGTAGCATATATCAATCAACTCCTGCGGGCAGGCTTTGATACCATAGATTTTGGCAGCTTTGTGTCTCCTAAGGCTATTCCTCAGATGAGAGATACCGCCGAAGTGCTCCAAGGCCTCAATTTATCAAGCACCCAGTCCAAACTTTTGGCTATTGTCGCCAATAAAAGAGGGGCGATGGATGCGGCCCAATTTGAAGCCATCGACTATCTCGGTTTCCCCTTCTCGGTTTCCGAAACCTTCCAAATGCGAAATACACATTCCACGATTGAAGAGTCATTGGAAAGGGTTGCTGATATTCAGGCCATTTGCAAACAATCTGGGAAAAAAATGGTACTCTATATTTCTATGGGATTCGGCAATCCATACGGCGATCCCTGGAATGTAGATATTGTGAGGCGTTGGGTAGAACGCCTATTACAGCTTGAGATTGGTATTTTCCAATTGTCAGATACGATCGGCGTGGCCAGCCCTGATAGCATTCGTTATTTGTTTAGTCAACTCATTCCTGCCTATCCTTCCGTAGAAATAGGGGCTCATTTTCATACCACCCCTTCTACCTGGCGCGAAAAGGTGGAGGCAGCCTATAGCAGTGGCTGCCTGCGTTTTGATGGTGCCATTAAGGGCTTTGGTGGTTGCCCCATGGCCAAGGATGAGTTAACCGGTAATATGCCAATGGAAAATTTAATTGGCTTTTTTGATGAAAAAAAAGAAGCACATGGTATCGATGCTATGGTCTTCCAACAGGCGATGCAGCAAGCCTATGAGGTCTTCCCTTAA
- a CDS encoding 2-isopropylmalate synthase: MSDNKIFIFDTTLRDGEQVPGCKLNTQQKLEIAKELERLGVDVIEAGFPISSPGDFEAVVKICDSIRTPIICGLSRAVEKDIKVAAEALKTAKRPRIHTGIGTSDSHVKYKLKTTQDKIIERAVAAVKYAKSFVEDVEFYAEDAGRTDNVFLAKVIQAVLQAGATVLNIPDTTGYCLPDEYGEKIKYLKENVTGIHKAIISTHCHNDLGLATANSIFGVRNGARQIECTINGIGERAGNTSLEEVVMVMRQHPYLGFEDNIQTKLLNPISQLVSDRMGMPVQPNKAIVGTNAFAHSSGIHQDGVIKQRETYEIINPLDVGVDQSKIVLTARSGRAALAYRAKNIGYNLTKLELDIVYEKFLQVADRQKEVGDDDLTDIIGKQLGVAV; encoded by the coding sequence ATGTCGGACAATAAGATTTTTATATTTGATACCACCCTGAGGGATGGAGAACAGGTTCCGGGTTGCAAATTAAATACCCAGCAGAAACTAGAAATCGCTAAGGAATTAGAACGACTTGGTGTAGATGTTATTGAAGCAGGATTCCCTATTTCAAGTCCCGGGGATTTTGAAGCTGTTGTGAAGATTTGTGACTCGATTAGGACGCCTATTATTTGTGGCTTGTCCAGAGCTGTAGAAAAAGACATAAAAGTAGCAGCAGAGGCCCTAAAAACGGCAAAACGCCCTCGTATCCATACCGGAATCGGCACTTCTGATTCCCATGTTAAGTACAAACTCAAAACGACGCAAGACAAGATCATCGAAAGAGCCGTTGCCGCCGTTAAGTACGCTAAGTCTTTTGTCGAGGATGTTGAGTTTTATGCAGAGGATGCGGGCCGAACAGATAATGTATTCTTAGCCAAAGTCATTCAAGCCGTTTTACAAGCAGGTGCTACGGTGTTAAACATTCCCGACACCACGGGCTATTGTCTACCCGATGAATATGGCGAAAAGATAAAATACCTTAAAGAAAATGTGACAGGTATTCATAAAGCCATTATTTCTACGCATTGCCACAATGACCTGGGACTCGCTACGGCCAATTCTATCTTTGGCGTCCGAAATGGGGCACGCCAGATTGAGTGTACCATTAATGGCATTGGTGAAAGAGCGGGTAACACCTCCCTGGAGGAAGTGGTGATGGTCATGCGCCAACATCCTTACCTGGGTTTCGAAGATAACATCCAAACCAAATTACTCAATCCAATTAGCCAATTGGTTTCCGATAGAATGGGGATGCCGGTGCAACCCAACAAAGCCATAGTCGGTACCAATGCTTTCGCCCACTCTTCAGGCATCCACCAAGACGGGGTGATCAAGCAAAGAGAAACTTATGAAATTATTAACCCCCTGGATGTCGGGGTGGACCAATCAAAAATTGTCTTGACTGCCCGCTCCGGCAGGGCGGCTTTAGCCTACCGAGCTAAAAATATTGGATACAACCTAACCAAACTGGAACTGGATATCGTGTACGAAAAATTTCTACAAGTCGCTGACCGACAAAAAGAGGTTGGTGATGATGACTTGACAGACATCATTGGTAAACAATTGGGTGTCGCCGTCTAA
- the leuC gene encoding 3-isopropylmalate dehydratase large subunit yields the protein MGKTLFDKIWDAHVVAQVDGGSEVLYIDRQFIHEVTSPQAFAGLEQRGIPVFRTEKTVATADHNVPTANQHLPIKEDLSRFQVDKLTENCEKFGVQLYGLGHPYQGIVHVIGPELGITKPGMTIVCGDSHTSTHGAFGAIAFGIGTSQVEQVLASQCLVLKRPKRMRITVDGELQRGVLSKDIILYIISKLTASGGTGHFVEYAGSAIRALSMEARMTVCNMSIEMGARGGMIAPDEKTFEYVRGREFAPKGEALEQAIAYWKTLYSDEDAIFDTEYHYQAEDIEPMLTYGTNPGMGIKITETIPEDNSVTYKNSLHYMGLNEGESLLGKVVNYVFIGSCTNSRIEDLRLVADYVKGKKKADNVYAMIVPGSKLVEDQVKAEGLDQIFRAAGFDFREPGCSACLGMNEDKIPKGEYCVSTSNRNFEGRQGPGARTILASPLMAAATALEGKIVDVRKNLN from the coding sequence ATGGGAAAAACATTATTTGACAAGATCTGGGATGCGCATGTGGTTGCCCAGGTCGATGGAGGGTCTGAAGTTCTATACATTGACCGCCAGTTTATCCACGAGGTGACAAGCCCTCAGGCTTTCGCCGGCCTCGAACAAAGGGGTATTCCAGTTTTCCGTACGGAAAAAACAGTAGCTACAGCTGATCACAATGTTCCTACCGCCAACCAGCATCTTCCAATTAAAGAGGATTTGTCTCGTTTTCAGGTAGATAAGCTCACGGAGAACTGTGAAAAATTCGGGGTGCAGCTCTATGGTTTAGGTCACCCTTATCAGGGCATCGTCCACGTAATTGGGCCGGAGCTAGGCATCACCAAACCCGGGATGACCATCGTTTGTGGAGATAGCCATACCTCTACCCATGGCGCATTTGGTGCTATCGCATTTGGTATTGGCACCAGCCAAGTAGAGCAAGTACTTGCTTCTCAGTGCCTTGTACTAAAAAGGCCAAAACGCATGCGCATCACCGTTGATGGTGAGTTGCAACGCGGTGTCTTATCCAAAGACATCATACTCTATATCATTTCTAAATTGACGGCTAGCGGTGGCACAGGGCATTTCGTAGAATATGCTGGTTCCGCTATCCGCGCACTTTCTATGGAGGCCCGGATGACCGTTTGCAATATGAGTATCGAGATGGGTGCCAGAGGAGGAATGATCGCTCCTGACGAAAAAACCTTTGAATATGTAAGAGGCAGGGAATTTGCACCAAAAGGGGAAGCCCTTGAGCAAGCCATCGCTTATTGGAAAACCTTGTATTCGGATGAAGATGCTATTTTTGATACGGAATACCATTACCAAGCCGAGGACATAGAGCCGATGCTTACCTATGGCACCAATCCGGGTATGGGCATCAAGATAACGGAAACGATCCCTGAGGACAACTCCGTTACTTACAAAAATTCGCTGCACTATATGGGGTTGAATGAAGGGGAAAGCCTCCTTGGTAAAGTGGTCAATTACGTTTTCATTGGTAGCTGCACCAATTCCCGCATTGAGGACCTTCGCCTGGTAGCCGATTATGTAAAAGGCAAAAAAAAGGCAGACAACGTATATGCAATGATCGTTCCTGGTTCTAAATTAGTAGAGGACCAAGTAAAAGCAGAAGGTTTGGACCAAATTTTCCGCGCGGCTGGTTTTGACTTCCGCGAGCCAGGCTGTTCCGCCTGCTTGGGCATGAATGAAGATAAAATTCCGAAAGGAGAATACTGCGTGTCTACTTCCAATCGCAATTTTGAAGGTCGGCAAGGACCTGGCGCGCGCACGATCTTAGCTAGCCCATTAATGGCCGCAGCGACCGCCCTCGAAGGAAAAATTGTTGATGTTAGAAAAAACCTGAACTAG
- the leuD gene encoding 3-isopropylmalate dehydratase small subunit, translated as MEKFNTIISTAVPIPIEEVDTDQIIPARFLKATTREGFGDNLFRDWRYNPDNTPKADFILNNPIYSGQILVGGKNFGCGSSREHAAWAIHDYGFRVVVSSFFADIFRGNALNNGLLPVQVSPAFLHQLFSAIEQDAKAEIKVDLENQTISIVSTGASESFDIDPYKKLCMLNGFDDIDYLLSLKGEIESFEKQQVVW; from the coding sequence ATGGAAAAATTTAATACGATTATCTCTACAGCTGTACCTATCCCTATTGAGGAGGTAGACACAGATCAAATTATACCCGCTCGCTTTCTTAAAGCGACTACCAGAGAAGGATTTGGTGATAATTTATTTCGGGATTGGCGCTATAATCCGGACAACACCCCCAAAGCAGATTTTATCCTAAACAACCCTATTTACAGTGGCCAAATTTTGGTAGGGGGAAAAAACTTTGGCTGCGGCTCTAGCCGTGAACATGCCGCCTGGGCTATCCACGATTATGGTTTCCGCGTGGTAGTATCTAGCTTCTTCGCCGATATTTTCAGAGGGAATGCCCTGAACAATGGCTTGCTTCCAGTCCAGGTATCTCCGGCCTTTTTACACCAGCTTTTCTCGGCCATTGAGCAAGATGCAAAGGCTGAGATCAAGGTAGATCTAGAGAATCAAACCATTTCAATTGTTAGCACAGGAGCGAGTGAAAGTTTCGATATCGACCCTTATAAAAAGCTGTGTATGCTCAATGGTTTTGATGACATCGATTACCTATTGAGCCTGAAAGGTGAGATTGAATCATTTGAAAAACAACAAGTTGTCTGGTAA
- the leuB gene encoding 3-isopropylmalate dehydrogenase codes for MHKNIAVLPGDGIGPEVIDQALKVMASISKRFGHTFTYTFADVGAIAIDKTGNPLPEATKEICLAADAILFGAIGDPKYDNDPNSKVRPEQGLLGLRKAMGLFANIRPVTTYPTLIHLSPLKEEKVAGVDLLILRELTGGIYFGEKGWDKEKGSAFDTCLYHVHEIERISKLAFEYAKIRRNKVTLVDKANVLESSRLWRDTVTKYAAKHYPEVELDFMFVDNAAMQLIQYPKQFDVILTSNMFGDILSDEASVLPGSMGLLPSASIGLHTSMFEPIHGSFPQGTGKNIANPMATILSAAMLLESLEMVEEAQVIRKAVMDVLEKGIGTPELGPQIPLGCKEVGDILAAVVAEGADFSFDTYLLDF; via the coding sequence ATGCATAAAAATATAGCCGTTTTACCGGGCGACGGTATTGGTCCGGAAGTAATAGATCAGGCCCTAAAAGTGATGGCCTCTATCAGCAAACGTTTTGGCCATACTTTTACTTACACTTTTGCTGACGTAGGAGCGATAGCCATCGACAAAACGGGCAACCCCCTACCGGAAGCAACCAAAGAGATTTGTTTGGCAGCTGATGCTATCTTATTTGGCGCTATCGGGGATCCTAAATATGACAATGATCCCAATTCCAAGGTGCGCCCTGAACAAGGGTTGCTGGGTTTGCGCAAGGCGATGGGCTTATTTGCCAACATCCGGCCTGTGACAACCTATCCGACTCTGATCCATTTATCTCCACTCAAAGAAGAAAAAGTAGCTGGTGTAGATCTTCTTATTTTAAGAGAACTTACCGGTGGCATTTACTTCGGCGAAAAAGGCTGGGACAAAGAGAAAGGCAGTGCCTTTGATACTTGTCTTTATCATGTGCACGAAATTGAACGCATTTCCAAACTAGCCTTTGAATATGCCAAAATACGCCGCAACAAAGTAACCTTGGTAGACAAAGCCAATGTGCTTGAATCGTCTAGGTTATGGCGAGATACGGTGACCAAATATGCGGCCAAGCACTATCCTGAAGTGGAGCTGGATTTTATGTTTGTGGATAATGCGGCCATGCAGCTTATACAATATCCCAAGCAGTTTGACGTCATACTGACCTCCAACATGTTTGGTGATATCCTTTCAGATGAAGCGAGTGTTCTCCCTGGTTCTATGGGCCTGTTGCCTTCTGCTTCGATTGGCTTGCATACGTCCATGTTTGAACCCATACATGGCTCATTCCCACAGGGTACAGGTAAGAATATTGCCAATCCAATGGCGACCATTCTTTCTGCCGCCATGTTGTTGGAGTCACTTGAAATGGTCGAAGAAGCACAGGTGATCAGAAAAGCCGTGATGGATGTTTTGGAAAAGGGAATTGGCACACCGGAACTAGGCCCTCAAATACCATTAGGCTGTAAAGAAGTAGGAGATATCCTGGCTGCAGTGGTAGCTGAAGGGGCTGATTTTTCTTTCGACACTTATTTGCTGGACTTTTGA
- a CDS encoding ATP-dependent DNA helicase RecQ produces the protein MHAPTPLAILQQYWGHSAFRALQEDIIQSVLAGKDTLALLPTGGGKSICFQVPALVKEGITIVISPLIALMKDQVSNLRKRNIKAEAIYSGMSIRDIDRILDNCIYGQIKLLYLSPERLKSELVQERIKKMPVSLLAIDEAHCISQWGYDFRPPYLEIAQVREWLPEVPLIALTATATTEVVKDIKEKLLFVPNNSQVFQKSFTRPNLSYVVLQEEDKMGKLVDIINKVKGTGIVYVRNRRKTKEIAQFLRKKKISADYYHAGLSNEVRSAKQEDWMQNKTRVIVSTNAFGMGIDKAEVRIVVHLDLPDNLEAYFQEAGRAGRDGKRAYAVLLYNPSDKASLERNYELAFPSIPEIKRVYQALGSYFQLAIGGGEGQSFDFDLVQFAENFQLNPIKTFNCLKALEQVGFIIMTEAVYIPASLKIRVNKDELYDFQLRNPKMDRILKAILRSYHGAFQDYIKLKETQLAKLLNMPKSELQKAFLLLRQEGIVHYIPQKESPQIVFVAERLAIDQLAIDQQLYHFRKNRHLERIQKAIAYAETIQCRQQQLIRYFGEESQEKCGICDVCLGRHETTVDSDEFEKYKLKIQRLLSREQLSLADILGSFTPKHENKVLKVLEYLLDEGFLEKHGDRLKWNAE, from the coding sequence ATGCACGCGCCCACACCTCTAGCTATTTTGCAACAATATTGGGGACATTCTGCGTTTCGCGCCCTACAAGAGGATATCATTCAATCCGTTCTGGCGGGTAAAGATACCCTTGCACTGCTACCTACTGGTGGCGGAAAATCCATTTGTTTCCAAGTCCCGGCCTTGGTAAAAGAAGGGATTACCATTGTCATTTCTCCGCTTATCGCCCTGATGAAGGACCAGGTAAGCAACCTCAGGAAACGAAACATCAAGGCAGAAGCCATTTATTCGGGCATGTCCATCCGCGATATCGACCGCATTTTAGACAATTGCATCTACGGGCAAATCAAATTGCTCTACCTTTCACCAGAAAGACTGAAATCAGAATTGGTACAGGAGCGAATCAAAAAAATGCCTGTCAGTTTATTGGCCATCGACGAAGCCCACTGTATCTCCCAATGGGGATATGATTTTCGGCCTCCCTATCTTGAAATCGCCCAGGTTCGGGAATGGCTGCCTGAAGTTCCGCTCATTGCGCTGACGGCAACCGCCACGACCGAGGTCGTCAAGGATATCAAGGAAAAGTTGCTATTTGTTCCCAATAACAGCCAGGTCTTTCAAAAAAGTTTTACTCGCCCTAATCTTTCTTACGTTGTTTTGCAGGAGGAAGATAAGATGGGAAAATTGGTCGACATCATCAACAAGGTGAAAGGCACCGGCATTGTCTATGTGCGCAACCGGAGGAAGACCAAGGAAATTGCCCAGTTTCTTCGAAAAAAAAAGATTTCGGCCGATTATTACCACGCGGGCTTGAGCAATGAGGTACGATCTGCCAAACAAGAGGATTGGATGCAAAACAAAACCAGGGTCATTGTAAGTACAAATGCCTTTGGGATGGGGATAGATAAGGCGGAGGTCAGGATTGTGGTTCATTTGGATTTACCCGACAACCTGGAAGCCTATTTTCAGGAAGCGGGGCGAGCGGGGCGAGATGGCAAAAGGGCCTATGCCGTCTTATTATACAATCCAAGCGATAAAGCCTCCCTTGAAAGAAACTACGAATTAGCTTTCCCAAGTATCCCGGAGATCAAAAGGGTTTACCAAGCCCTTGGCAGCTATTTTCAATTGGCTATTGGTGGAGGAGAAGGACAAAGTTTTGATTTTGACCTGGTGCAGTTTGCCGAAAATTTTCAGCTAAATCCCATTAAAACCTTTAATTGCCTCAAAGCCCTGGAACAAGTCGGTTTTATTATCATGACCGAAGCCGTTTATATTCCTGCCAGTCTAAAGATCAGGGTGAATAAGGACGAATTATACGATTTTCAGCTTCGGAATCCCAAAATGGATCGGATCCTCAAAGCGATTCTCAGGTCCTATCATGGCGCCTTTCAAGACTATATCAAACTCAAAGAAACCCAGTTGGCCAAATTGCTCAACATGCCCAAGTCTGAGCTACAAAAGGCCTTTCTTTTACTTCGCCAGGAAGGCATCGTCCATTATATTCCTCAAAAAGAAAGCCCCCAAATTGTTTTCGTAGCAGAACGCCTGGCCATCGACCAGTTGGCCATCGATCAGCAATTGTACCATTTTAGAAAAAACCGCCACCTGGAACGTATCCAAAAGGCCATCGCCTATGCTGAAACGATCCAATGCCGCCAGCAACAACTCATTCGCTATTTTGGGGAGGAAAGTCAGGAAAAATGTGGCATCTGTGATGTCTGCTTAGGACGCCATGAAACAACAGTAGACTCGGATGAATTTGAAAAATACAAACTCAAAATCCAACGCTTGTTATCGCGGGAGCAGCTAAGTCTAGCTGATATCCTGGGCTCCTTCACACCCAAACATGAAAATAAGGTCCTTAAAGTCTTGGAATACTTGTTGGATGAAGGTTTTCTGGAAAAACATGGTGATCGATTAAAATGGAATGCGGAATGA
- a CDS encoding glycosyltransferase: protein MKKRILFSVTNDLSYDQRMIRICTTLSTVGYQVKLIGRQLPHSLPLSPQPFEQKRLYCFFRKGKFFYLEYNLRLFLYLLFHKADIICAIDLDTILPVLYTCKLKKKVPVYDAHEYFTEVPEVIRRPRIQAIWQRVARLAIPQFHYCYTVGPALAQILQEQYGPVFSIIRNVPVPMETIATPVPTEPFIILYQGVLNEGRGLEVAIEAMQDIPHAQLWLAGEGELSLQLRKQVQMAHLEDKVKFLGYLSPAALKEVTVQASLGLNLLENSGLSYYYSLANKAFDYIQSGLPSLQMDFPEYRHLQEKYGVFHLLKELNAKDVAASINNLRPGMPYYNILRENCLQARKMLHWEEEKKILIQFYEQFD, encoded by the coding sequence ATGAAAAAACGCATCCTTTTTTCGGTGACCAATGATTTGAGCTATGATCAGCGAATGATTCGCATTTGTACTACCCTCTCAACGGTAGGCTATCAGGTAAAACTCATTGGGCGACAGCTACCTCATTCTCTTCCCCTCAGCCCTCAACCATTTGAACAAAAAAGGCTCTATTGCTTTTTCCGAAAAGGGAAATTTTTTTACCTCGAATACAATCTTCGGCTTTTTCTATACCTATTGTTCCATAAAGCTGATATCATCTGCGCCATTGACCTGGATACCATCTTGCCGGTCTTGTATACCTGCAAGCTAAAAAAAAAGGTGCCCGTTTACGATGCCCACGAATATTTCACAGAGGTGCCGGAGGTCATCAGAAGACCCCGAATTCAAGCTATTTGGCAAAGGGTGGCCCGGCTGGCCATCCCCCAGTTTCACTATTGTTATACCGTGGGCCCGGCATTGGCTCAAATATTACAGGAACAATATGGTCCGGTTTTTAGCATCATTAGAAACGTCCCCGTTCCGATGGAAACCATTGCTACCCCTGTGCCAACTGAGCCTTTTATTATCCTATACCAAGGCGTTTTGAATGAGGGGCGCGGGCTGGAAGTGGCCATTGAGGCGATGCAAGACATCCCACATGCCCAATTGTGGCTGGCAGGTGAAGGCGAACTTTCCTTGCAGCTAAGGAAACAGGTACAAATGGCCCATTTGGAAGATAAAGTCAAGTTTTTGGGTTACCTAAGTCCAGCAGCCCTCAAAGAGGTGACCGTACAGGCCAGCCTTGGCTTAAATCTATTGGAAAACAGCGGTTTAAGCTATTATTATTCCCTTGCCAACAAGGCTTTCGATTATATTCAATCGGGCCTCCCTTCCCTTCAGATGGATTTTCCTGAATACCGTCACTTGCAAGAAAAATACGGCGTTTTTCATTTACTGAAGGAATTAAATGCAAAAGATGTGGCCGCCTCTATCAACAATCTGAGGCCAGGCATGCCATATTATAACATACTTCGGGAAAATTGCCTACAAGCCAGGAAAATGCTACATTGGGAGGAAGAGAAAAAAATATTAATTCAATTTTATGAACAATTTGATTAG
- a CDS encoding aldose 1-epimerase family protein, producing the protein METFYLENEHLRVKIHQKGAELAGIQSKVSDLEYMWEADARYWGRHSCILFPIVGKVYGDTYQIDQQNYPLTQHGFARDQSFELYAQTETSISLALESNASTLAIYPFPFRLMATYQLAENRLSITYQVENTATKTIYFSIGAHPAFKCPLFPGEKRSDYSLLFNKKEKPLRHIIENGFFTGKTETVALPNQHLRITDHLFETDALVFKQLQSDQVSLVNAAGEKVFTFDFSGFPYLGIWSKNEASPFVCIEPWFGLADKVGGNKDFRQKEGVLSLEKKTSFQCTHSVIFHLL; encoded by the coding sequence ATGGAAACATTCTACCTTGAAAATGAACATTTACGCGTAAAAATCCATCAAAAGGGAGCAGAGTTGGCTGGTATTCAATCAAAAGTAAGCGACTTGGAATATATGTGGGAAGCCGATGCACGATATTGGGGCCGTCACTCCTGTATTTTATTTCCAATTGTTGGCAAAGTTTATGGTGATACTTACCAAATTGATCAACAAAATTATCCGCTCACCCAACATGGTTTCGCTAGAGATCAGTCTTTTGAATTATATGCACAGACGGAGACCAGCATTAGTTTGGCCCTCGAAAGCAATGCCTCTACGCTGGCCATTTATCCCTTCCCTTTTCGACTGATGGCGACTTACCAGCTAGCCGAAAATAGGCTGTCTATTACTTATCAGGTAGAAAATACCGCTACAAAGACCATTTATTTTTCTATTGGCGCACATCCTGCTTTTAAATGTCCGCTTTTTCCCGGAGAAAAGAGATCGGATTATAGTTTGCTTTTTAATAAAAAGGAAAAACCTTTGCGCCACATCATCGAAAATGGGTTCTTTACGGGAAAAACCGAAACTGTAGCGCTTCCAAATCAGCACCTGCGTATCACCGATCATCTTTTTGAGACAGATGCCCTTGTTTTTAAACAACTCCAATCGGATCAGGTGTCCCTGGTAAACGCAGCAGGTGAAAAGGTATTCACTTTTGATTTTAGCGGCTTTCCTTACCTGGGAATCTGGTCTAAAAATGAGGCATCCCCTTTTGTCTGCATAGAACCCTGGTTTGGGTTGGCGGATAAGGTAGGCGGCAATAAAGATTTCAGGCAAAAAGAAGGTGTCTTGTCCTTGGAAAAGAAAACAAGCTTCCAATGTACGCATAGCGTAATTTTTCACCTGCTTTAA